A stretch of Desulfuromonas acetexigens DNA encodes these proteins:
- a CDS encoding XrtA/PEP-CTERM system-associated ATPase — MYESYFGLTVKPFELVPNPRFLFNSRSHKKAISYLRYGLQERAGFILLTGEVGSGKTTIVRDLINNLDADMVLAMVYNTRATARQMLAMINEDFGLEVGGKDKDKVTLLRDLNDHLVALHAEQKRPVIIIDEAQNLSPAVLEEIRLLSNLEADNFKLVQIVLVGQPELQKLITRPELRQLRQRISVHCHLEPLTREETEAYVYHRLAMAGNRNALRWQEGTFDTLYGYSAGIPRLINVFCDFVLLAAFVEETHDISLEMLEEVIGDVSWDRQVEAARLHQALAGGGGAADEGISDRLYRFEQRLASLDAMHEEEGWIARRLAVHEELLERLADRQHEDAERHDAGLERILRQLDELQGAIGRLALQAQLAPSAAQPAPLAAKPLPVEPPPAPKAPSVPGPLPKRRWFGRR; from the coding sequence ATGTACGAATCTTATTTCGGCCTGACCGTCAAACCTTTTGAGCTGGTCCCCAACCCACGCTTCCTGTTCAACAGCCGCTCGCACAAAAAGGCCATCAGCTATCTCAGGTACGGTTTGCAAGAGCGGGCCGGCTTTATTCTGCTCACCGGCGAGGTCGGTTCCGGCAAGACCACCATCGTTCGCGACCTGATCAACAATCTTGATGCGGACATGGTCCTTGCCATGGTCTACAACACCCGCGCCACCGCCCGGCAGATGCTGGCCATGATCAACGAGGATTTCGGTCTGGAGGTCGGCGGCAAGGACAAGGACAAGGTCACCCTGCTGCGCGATCTCAACGATCATCTCGTGGCCCTGCATGCCGAGCAAAAACGGCCGGTTATCATCATCGACGAGGCGCAAAATCTTTCTCCCGCCGTCCTCGAAGAGATCCGCCTCCTTTCCAATCTCGAAGCGGACAACTTCAAACTGGTGCAGATCGTCCTGGTTGGGCAGCCCGAACTGCAGAAGCTCATCACCCGCCCGGAACTGCGCCAGTTGCGCCAACGCATCAGCGTCCACTGCCATCTCGAACCTCTGACCCGCGAGGAGACCGAGGCCTACGTCTACCATCGCCTGGCCATGGCCGGCAATCGCAACGCCCTGCGCTGGCAGGAAGGCACCTTCGACACCCTCTACGGCTACAGCGCCGGCATCCCCCGGCTGATCAACGTCTTCTGCGATTTCGTGCTGCTCGCCGCCTTTGTCGAGGAAACCCACGACATCTCCCTGGAGATGCTCGAAGAGGTGATCGGCGACGTCTCCTGGGATCGTCAGGTGGAAGCGGCACGCCTGCATCAGGCGTTGGCAGGGGGGGGCGGCGCGGCCGATGAAGGCATCTCCGACCGTCTCTATCGCTTTGAGCAGCGTCTGGCCTCACTCGATGCCATGCACGAGGAAGAAGGCTGGATCGCCCGGCGCCTCGCCGTTCACGAAGAGCTTCTCGAGCGCCTTGCCGACCGCCAGCATGAAGATGCCGAACGGCATGACGCCGGGCTGGAACGGATTCTACGCCAACTCGACGAACTGCAGGGCGCGATTGGTCGGCTCGCGCTCCAGGCGCAACTGGCACCCTCCGCGGCTCAGCCTGCACCCCTGGCCGCAAAACCTCTCCCCGTCGAGCCGCCCCCGGCTCCCAAGGCGCCCTCGGTCCCCGGCCCGTTGCCGAAACGTCGCTGGTTTGGGAGAAGGTAG
- a CDS encoding XrtA system polysaccharide deacetylase, which translates to MITNFLSIDVEDYFQVSAFEKVSPPDSWDGCDLRVVANAERILALLDGAGVKATFFVLGWVAERCPELVRRIAAAGHEIASHGHGHRRVGTLSRAEFRDDICRAKGRLEEIGGSAVLGYRAPSYSISRQTPWAFDELLEAGYRYDSSIFPMRHDFYGMADWPRFAGYAVKDADGQWRPGEPVAGEAAILELPISTLHLAGKNLPIAGGGYFRLLPYAATRWGLKRINEVEGRPFVFYLHPWEFDPAQPRFQGAGWKSNFRHYLNLDRTEGRFRRLLGDFRFGTIRAGLNL; encoded by the coding sequence ATGATTACCAACTTCCTCAGTATCGACGTCGAGGATTATTTTCAGGTCTCCGCTTTCGAGAAGGTGTCGCCGCCGGATTCCTGGGACGGATGTGACCTGCGCGTTGTCGCCAATGCCGAGCGGATTCTTGCGTTGCTCGACGGGGCCGGGGTCAAGGCCACCTTTTTCGTCCTCGGCTGGGTGGCCGAGCGTTGCCCGGAACTGGTCCGGCGCATCGCCGCCGCTGGTCACGAGATCGCCAGCCACGGTCACGGCCATCGTCGGGTCGGCACCCTCTCCCGCGCCGAGTTTCGTGACGACATTTGCCGCGCCAAGGGGCGGCTCGAAGAGATCGGCGGATCTGCGGTCCTCGGCTATCGGGCGCCGAGCTATTCCATCTCGCGTCAAACCCCCTGGGCCTTCGACGAACTGCTGGAAGCGGGCTACCGCTACGATTCCAGCATCTTCCCCATGCGCCACGATTTTTACGGCATGGCCGACTGGCCGCGCTTCGCCGGTTACGCGGTAAAGGATGCCGACGGCCAGTGGCGGCCCGGCGAACCGGTGGCGGGGGAAGCCGCGATCCTGGAGTTGCCGATCAGCACCTTGCACCTGGCCGGGAAAAATCTCCCCATCGCCGGTGGCGGCTACTTCCGCCTCCTCCCCTACGCCGCCACGCGCTGGGGACTCAAACGCATCAACGAGGTCGAGGGAAGACCCTTCGTCTTCTACCTGCATCCCTGGGAGTTCGACCCCGCCCAGCCGCGTTTTCAAGGGGCCGGCTGGAAGAGCAACTTCCGCCATTATCTCAACCTCGACCGGACTGAAGGACGGTTCAGGCGATTGCTCGGGGATTTCCGCTTCGGGACGATCCGTGCAGGATTGAATCTGTAA
- a CDS encoding FemAB family XrtA/PEP-CTERM system-associated protein — MNIRLATDADRHIWDAYVLNHPDGSLFHLDRWRQAIDRAFGHPSHALIAEERGGVVGLLPLGEINSRFFGHYLVSAPFAELGGPLADTPETAVKLLEKAAEIGRERNCAYVELKNRQPLDGLPTKDLYVNFSKAILPEVEANLAAIPRKSRAAVRKGIDEGLTAAFGHDQFDAFYEVMAQSYHQLGTPIFAKGFFRAFLEVFGDDVEVMVVRERTGVPVACVLTFYFKDRVMPYYAGSLWEYRRLCPNDFKYWELMKRACERGCKVFDYGRSKIDTGSFSFKKHWGFEPTPLAYQYQLINADEMPNLSPTNPKYQRKIELWRKMPLALSKLVGPPLAKYLA, encoded by the coding sequence ATGAACATTCGGCTCGCCACGGACGCCGACCGCCATATCTGGGACGCTTACGTTCTGAATCACCCCGACGGCAGCCTCTTTCATCTTGACCGGTGGCGGCAGGCGATTGATCGGGCATTCGGCCATCCAAGTCATGCGCTGATTGCCGAAGAGAGGGGGGGCGTGGTCGGCCTGTTGCCCCTGGGGGAGATTAATAGTCGCTTCTTCGGGCACTATCTGGTTTCCGCCCCCTTCGCCGAGCTCGGCGGACCGCTGGCCGACACCCCCGAAACGGCCGTAAAACTTCTGGAGAAGGCGGCGGAAATCGGCCGGGAGCGGAATTGCGCCTATGTCGAGCTGAAGAACAGGCAGCCCCTGGACGGCCTGCCGACCAAGGATCTCTACGTCAACTTCAGCAAGGCGATCCTGCCCGAGGTCGAAGCCAATCTCGCCGCCATCCCCCGCAAATCCCGCGCCGCCGTGCGCAAAGGGATCGACGAGGGGCTGACCGCCGCCTTCGGCCACGATCAATTCGACGCCTTCTACGAGGTCATGGCCCAAAGCTACCATCAGCTGGGCACCCCGATCTTCGCCAAAGGGTTTTTCCGAGCGTTTCTCGAGGTCTTCGGCGACGACGTTGAAGTCATGGTGGTGCGCGAACGAACGGGCGTCCCGGTGGCTTGCGTGCTGACCTTCTATTTCAAGGACCGGGTCATGCCTTACTACGCCGGCTCCCTCTGGGAATACCGCCGACTTTGCCCCAACGACTTCAAATACTGGGAGCTGATGAAGCGTGCCTGCGAGCGGGGCTGCAAGGTGTTCGACTACGGGCGCAGCAAAATCGACACCGGCTCCTTTAGTTTCAAGAAGCACTGGGGCTTCGAGCCGACCCCCCTGGCTTATCAGTACCAGCTGATCAACGCCGACGAGATGCCGAACCTCAGCCCGACCAACCCTAAATATCAACGGAAGATCGAGCTGTGGCGCAAAATGCCGCTGGCTCTGAGCAAACTCGTTGGGCCGCCGTTGGCCAAATATCTGGCATGA
- a CDS encoding VanZ family protein, protein MKSSAARAFGPPLLLMGLIFVLSSIPGRVEEGMFRVLTELDPPWQNLLHIPVFGLVQYLWLRGFALNGKTGKAAVVLSFFLTIGYGALDELHQYFVPGRYASLLDVLLDGGGAVLGVLGFWVLRKIRDDSSKNV, encoded by the coding sequence ATGAAATCGAGCGCGGCGCGGGCCTTCGGGCCGCCCCTGCTACTGATGGGGTTGATCTTCGTCCTCTCCTCCATCCCTGGCCGGGTGGAAGAGGGCATGTTTCGGGTGCTCACCGAACTCGACCCGCCCTGGCAGAACCTGCTGCACATTCCCGTTTTCGGTCTGGTGCAGTACCTCTGGCTGCGGGGTTTCGCGCTGAACGGGAAGACCGGCAAGGCCGCTGTCGTCCTGAGTTTCTTCTTAACCATCGGCTACGGGGCGCTCGACGAACTGCACCAGTATTTCGTTCCCGGTCGTTACGCATCGCTCCTTGATGTACTGCTCGACGGGGGTGGCGCGGTGCTGGGAGTGTTGGGGTTTTGGGTGCTTCGGAAGATACGTGACGACAGCTCCAAAAACGTTTAA
- a CDS encoding TIGR03087 family PEP-CTERM/XrtA system glycosyltransferase — protein MKILYLCHRIPYPPNKGDKIRSFNEVRYLAARHELDLLCLADDPGDLKYRAELEKICRRVEVFPLDPTRAKVRGLLSLAKGNSLSAGYFHQRDMQQCCDRLLQEGDYDAVLCFSSTMAEYLFRAAPQKKSPRRVMDFCDVDSDKWLQYAAESRIPLTWLYRLENRRLADYERGIYRAFDHSVLISEAEALLFRGICPEARDIAVIPNGVDYDYFSPERESTRVLSVDTPNLVFTGAMDYHVNVDGVCWFCREIWPLLKKDFPPLRFTIVGSKPTPAVLALAKLDGVAVTGFVDDVRPYYRDADVCVIPLRLGRGVQNKVLEALAMGKAAVATAKANAGIQAEDGTHLRLADSPRDFAAAVATLLRDPSQRQTLGGNARRFVTERYDWATNMEKLEKLLMTV, from the coding sequence GTGAAGATTCTCTATCTCTGCCACCGTATTCCCTATCCCCCCAACAAGGGGGACAAGATTCGCTCCTTCAACGAGGTGCGTTATCTCGCGGCGCGGCATGAGCTCGATCTGCTCTGCCTGGCCGACGACCCCGGGGATCTGAAGTATCGCGCCGAGTTGGAGAAGATCTGCCGTCGGGTCGAGGTCTTCCCCCTCGATCCGACCCGGGCCAAGGTGCGCGGGCTGCTCTCCCTGGCCAAAGGCAACAGCCTTTCGGCGGGCTACTTTCATCAGCGCGACATGCAACAGTGCTGCGACCGCCTGCTGCAAGAAGGGGATTACGACGCCGTCCTCTGTTTCTCCTCGACTATGGCCGAATACCTCTTCCGCGCCGCCCCTCAGAAAAAAAGTCCCAGGCGGGTCATGGATTTCTGCGACGTCGATTCGGACAAGTGGCTGCAGTACGCCGCCGAATCCCGCATCCCCCTGACTTGGCTCTACCGCCTGGAAAACCGGCGACTGGCCGACTACGAACGGGGGATTTACCGGGCATTCGACCATTCGGTGTTGATCTCCGAAGCCGAAGCTCTTCTCTTCCGCGGGATCTGTCCTGAGGCCCGGGATATCGCCGTCATCCCCAACGGGGTCGATTACGACTATTTTTCCCCCGAGCGGGAGAGCACGCGGGTACTGTCGGTCGATACGCCGAACCTCGTCTTTACCGGCGCCATGGACTATCACGTCAACGTCGACGGTGTGTGCTGGTTCTGTCGCGAAATCTGGCCGCTGCTGAAAAAGGATTTCCCCCCCCTGCGTTTCACCATCGTCGGCAGTAAGCCGACCCCGGCGGTCCTCGCCCTGGCGAAACTGGATGGAGTCGCCGTCACCGGCTTTGTTGACGATGTCCGACCCTACTATCGGGACGCGGACGTCTGTGTTATCCCTTTGCGTCTGGGCAGGGGAGTGCAGAACAAGGTGCTCGAAGCCCTGGCCATGGGCAAGGCGGCGGTTGCCACGGCCAAAGCCAACGCCGGGATTCAGGCTGAGGACGGCACCCACCTGCGCCTCGCCGACTCCCCCCGGGATTTTGCCGCCGCCGTCGCTACCCTGTTGCGCGATCCCAGTCAGCGGCAAACCCTTGGCGGGAACGCCCGGCGCTTTGTGACGGAACGTTACGACTGGGCGACGAACATGGAAAAATTGGAAAAATTGTTGATGACGGTGTAG
- a CDS encoding TIGR04063 family PEP-CTERM/XrtA system glycosyltransferase, translating into MKILHVLDHSLPLHSGYTFRSQSLFRAQRGMGFEPVIVTSPKHEADLKGDAPRREEINGFTYYRSGAVPSFSVPFVGELWLMHVLSRRILEVAQAEQPNLIHAHSPVLNAIPALWAGRKLGLPVVYEIRAFWEDAAVDHGTYVEGSWKYKLTQTIETMVCTRADQVAILCDGLKQDLVRRNIPAQKITPVFNGVDVENFQSCPVDGDYQREWQLAGKKVIGFIGSFYRYEGLDLLVKAFARIAKEDKDAVLLLVGGGEMEGELAQLIAGLELGKRVIMPGRIPHERVPGVYAMIDVLAYPRYSMRLTELVTPLKPLEAMAMGKALVASDVGGHKELIRHNETGLLFKAGDEGALAGELKRLLKDGELRETLQRQGREWVSRHHTWEKTTAVYRDIYARARVARGL; encoded by the coding sequence ATGAAAATTCTCCATGTTCTCGACCACAGCCTGCCGCTGCACAGCGGTTACACTTTCCGCAGCCAGAGCCTCTTTCGCGCCCAACGGGGGATGGGGTTTGAGCCGGTGATCGTCACCTCGCCCAAGCACGAGGCCGATCTCAAAGGGGATGCGCCCCGGCGGGAGGAGATCAACGGTTTCACCTACTACCGCAGCGGCGCCGTGCCCAGCTTTTCCGTTCCCTTCGTCGGCGAGTTGTGGCTGATGCACGTCCTCTCCCGGCGGATTCTCGAAGTCGCCCAGGCCGAGCAGCCCAACCTCATCCACGCCCATTCGCCGGTCTTGAACGCCATCCCCGCCCTCTGGGCCGGGCGCAAACTCGGGCTGCCCGTGGTCTACGAAATCCGCGCCTTCTGGGAGGATGCCGCCGTCGATCACGGCACCTACGTCGAAGGCTCGTGGAAGTACAAGCTGACCCAGACCATCGAAACCATGGTCTGCACCCGCGCCGATCAGGTGGCGATTCTCTGCGACGGACTTAAGCAGGATCTGGTGCGCCGGAACATCCCCGCGCAAAAGATCACCCCGGTTTTCAACGGTGTCGATGTCGAAAATTTCCAATCTTGCCCGGTGGATGGCGATTATCAGAGGGAGTGGCAACTGGCCGGGAAGAAGGTGATCGGTTTCATCGGCTCCTTCTACCGCTACGAAGGGCTCGACCTGTTGGTCAAGGCCTTTGCCCGCATCGCCAAGGAAGATAAGGATGCCGTGCTGCTGCTCGTCGGCGGCGGCGAGATGGAAGGGGAGCTGGCGCAACTCATCGCCGGGCTCGAACTCGGCAAGCGCGTGATCATGCCCGGCCGTATCCCCCACGAACGGGTGCCCGGGGTTTACGCCATGATCGATGTCCTCGCCTATCCCCGTTACTCCATGCGCCTCACCGAACTGGTCACGCCTCTGAAACCGCTGGAAGCGATGGCCATGGGCAAGGCCCTGGTCGCTTCCGACGTTGGCGGCCACAAGGAACTGATCCGCCACAACGAAACCGGCCTGCTCTTCAAAGCCGGCGACGAAGGTGCCCTGGCCGGGGAACTGAAGCGCCTGCTCAAAGACGGCGAACTGCGCGAGACCTTGCAGCGGCAGGGAAGGGAGTGGGTCAGCCGCCATCACACCTGGGAAAAGACCACCGCCGTCTACCGCGACATCTACGCCCGCGCCCGCGTCGCGCGGGGCTTGTAG
- a CDS encoding HesA/MoeB/ThiF family protein: MTEQEYIDGMLTRTGLFMDRAALDTVRNTTFAIAGLGGVGAITAELLARWGVKKFRLLDMDRYEDSNLNRQLFATSKTLGRTKVEVSAERIREINPYAEIEMTVIDMVTNDNARPFVDGAGMVIQNADRPSAKLLYLAARDLKVPLVNGYATVTGGRVQAFDYRNSPCESVIEKYWHKHKMQAMKPLTEMSVEEVKEFDQKFVHATAPSLNFVTNQVGCLIVAEAIKLLTGQGRSAQYPWFVEFDTFTCRMRRRHSLSPFEPGNVKRIKGLVEKVLKKS, encoded by the coding sequence GTGACTGAACAGGAATACATCGACGGCATGCTCACCCGTACCGGTCTGTTCATGGACCGGGCCGCGCTCGATACGGTACGTAACACCACCTTTGCCATCGCCGGACTCGGCGGGGTCGGAGCGATTACCGCCGAACTGCTTGCCCGTTGGGGGGTGAAAAAATTCCGCCTGCTCGATATGGACCGCTACGAGGATTCCAACCTCAATCGCCAGCTCTTCGCCACCTCGAAAACCCTGGGGCGGACCAAGGTTGAAGTCTCGGCCGAGCGCATCCGCGAGATCAACCCCTACGCCGAAATCGAAATGACCGTCATCGACATGGTCACCAACGACAACGCCCGGCCCTTTGTCGACGGCGCCGGCATGGTCATCCAGAATGCCGATCGCCCCTCGGCCAAGCTCCTTTATCTTGCGGCCCGCGACCTCAAGGTGCCGCTGGTCAACGGCTACGCCACCGTCACCGGCGGGCGGGTGCAGGCCTTCGACTACCGTAATTCCCCCTGCGAGAGTGTTATCGAAAAGTACTGGCACAAGCACAAGATGCAGGCCATGAAACCCCTCACCGAAATGTCGGTGGAAGAGGTCAAGGAGTTCGACCAAAAATTCGTCCACGCCACCGCACCGTCCCTCAACTTCGTCACCAATCAGGTCGGCTGCCTCATCGTCGCCGAGGCGATCAAACTGCTCACCGGGCAGGGGCGTTCGGCCCAGTATCCCTGGTTTGTGGAGTTCGACACCTTCACCTGCCGCATGCGCCGCCGCCACAGCCTTTCCCCCTTCGAACCGGGGAACGTCAAACGGATCAAAGGCTTGGTCGAGAAAGTGCTGAAGAAAAGCTGA
- a CDS encoding GxxExxY protein, with amino-acid sequence MNYSELTEKIIGCAYRVYNNMGAGFLESVYEKCLAIELENVGLQAEFQTPIAVYYADRQVGSFIADIVVAGCVIVELKAVRTLNPAHEVQLVNYLAATKIPVGLLINFGEAKVEIKRRVLDLNHL; translated from the coding sequence ATGAATTATTCCGAGTTAACGGAAAAGATCATTGGCTGTGCCTATCGTGTGTACAACAACATGGGGGCCGGTTTTCTTGAGAGTGTCTACGAAAAATGTCTAGCCATTGAATTGGAAAACGTCGGTTTGCAGGCCGAGTTTCAAACTCCGATAGCGGTCTATTATGCCGACCGGCAAGTAGGCAGCTTTATTGCCGATATCGTCGTCGCTGGATGTGTCATCGTTGAATTGAAAGCCGTGCGTACCTTGAACCCTGCACATGAAGTTCAATTGGTCAATTATCTTGCGGCAACTAAGATTCCTGTTGGGTTATTGATCAATTTCGGCGAGGCCAAGGTTGAAATAAAACGACGGGTGTTGGATCTGAACCATTTATAA
- a CDS encoding O-antigen ligase family protein codes for MALTTLLFLAIFMLCLLGSIFYHPMLGVVGYVMTYIIAPASQWWGSSLAQMGLRYSLFMALAIALGMIFQSKKLNFTTKLHGQEKLFLLLIGWIFLSTYIGLPGYEGDNFAIKLFKVWIFLWMLIRIVDSQKTFEMFLWSLVLTTAYVGFDALGASTAQYGRISAGVGGSDFAEGNFLAAHFAMVLPFIGVFFMKGSRYQKIVLLFAAVLIVNGIVLCRSRGVFIAIVLGIVAAVYLAPKVWRSRIVILVLVGLIGGSFLVDEGFVDRMDRINPDITNIEAQDDSAAGRILAWKAAISMAKEHPLGIGQGNFTRYVGSYQPSIPGKDAHNTYLRALAELGFPGLFLIGAMIWNAFKKVREQKRRVVASDLSHDLPMYAYAQTVALVIFLAAGMFITETYIEEFYWLLMFPVLLERVVDGQMRDRGLVDDGVVAGQREIAGLFEGVNAR; via the coding sequence ATGGCTTTGACCACCCTGTTATTTCTCGCAATTTTCATGCTCTGCCTGTTGGGGAGCATTTTCTATCACCCCATGCTGGGGGTGGTGGGTTATGTGATGACCTATATCATTGCCCCCGCCAGCCAATGGTGGGGGAGTAGTCTGGCACAGATGGGATTACGCTACAGTCTGTTCATGGCGCTTGCTATTGCCTTGGGGATGATTTTTCAAAGTAAAAAACTGAACTTCACCACCAAGCTTCATGGTCAAGAAAAACTTTTTTTACTGCTGATCGGCTGGATATTTCTCTCAACATATATAGGCCTCCCCGGTTACGAGGGGGATAATTTCGCTATCAAGTTGTTTAAGGTCTGGATTTTTCTGTGGATGCTGATTCGGATTGTGGATAGTCAGAAAACCTTTGAGATGTTTCTTTGGTCGCTCGTGCTGACGACCGCGTATGTTGGTTTCGATGCACTTGGTGCCTCGACGGCACAATATGGACGTATTTCGGCGGGAGTCGGAGGCTCTGATTTTGCCGAAGGGAATTTTCTAGCTGCTCATTTCGCCATGGTGCTGCCGTTTATTGGTGTTTTTTTTATGAAAGGGTCAAGATATCAAAAGATCGTTCTGCTTTTTGCAGCGGTGTTGATAGTCAACGGTATAGTTCTTTGTCGATCTCGTGGAGTATTTATTGCCATTGTTCTGGGTATTGTTGCCGCCGTTTATCTGGCACCCAAGGTGTGGCGTTCAAGAATTGTTATTTTAGTTCTTGTAGGTTTGATAGGTGGATCTTTTCTTGTTGATGAAGGTTTTGTCGACCGGATGGATCGTATCAATCCGGACATCACGAACATCGAAGCGCAAGATGACTCAGCGGCGGGTCGAATACTCGCGTGGAAAGCAGCTATTTCCATGGCAAAAGAACACCCTTTGGGGATTGGTCAAGGTAACTTTACACGCTATGTTGGTTCATATCAGCCCAGTATTCCAGGGAAGGATGCACACAATACCTATCTTAGGGCTTTGGCCGAACTAGGGTTCCCAGGGTTGTTTTTGATTGGCGCAATGATCTGGAATGCCTTCAAAAAGGTGCGAGAGCAAAAAAGACGCGTTGTGGCGTCTGATTTGTCGCATGACCTTCCCATGTACGCCTATGCCCAGACGGTGGCCCTGGTGATTTTCCTGGCGGCGGGGATGTTCATTACCGAAACCTATATCGAGGAATTTTACTGGTTGCTGATGTTCCCGGTATTGCTTGAGCGGGTGGTGGATGGGCAGATGCGGGACCGGGGGTTGGTGGATGACGGAGTGGTTGCCGGGCAGCGGGAGATCGCGGGATTGTTCGAGGGGGTAAACGCAAGGTAA
- a CDS encoding lipopolysaccharide biosynthesis protein, whose product MAKDYSKLFDTKHLNADLKKRSLKSGAVTLTSQGMMFVIQLASTMILARILTPQDYGKLAMVVSITGLASILSNLGLSTATIQRAEITHEQVSTLFWINTAIGALVTVVIASLSPVVAWFYQTPELVWMMLALSSNFFINGMTVQHSALLNRQMKFYALAKIQVLSTLIGIASAIVAAKYGLGYWALVINSVVTSVASAIGAWLSSGWMPGIPRKSAEVKAMVKFGSDLVGFNVVNYFSRNLDNILIGRYHGSAELGFYSKAYQLLMMPITNLRDPMNKVAMPALSRLQDDPEEYRDYYKKYVSILSFVTMPLVVFLFIFSSTIIKIFLGDKWLLASDLFRILAIVSFMQPATSTRGLVLLTTSQSRKYLFVGFVSSIIVCASFVIGVNWGARGVAIAYAVETYIFMVPLLMYSFHKTPVNLFDFIDSVYAPILASLFMGSLCHLFYINANNYNDYCVILIGFIIALISYFTIFIIFFGGKKQLLYCLDYFKKIKEKKF is encoded by the coding sequence ATGGCCAAGGATTATTCCAAGCTCTTTGATACCAAGCATCTGAATGCCGACCTGAAAAAACGGTCGTTGAAAAGTGGCGCTGTGACCCTGACTTCGCAGGGGATGATGTTCGTCATTCAACTTGCCTCGACCATGATTTTGGCGCGGATTCTGACGCCGCAGGATTACGGGAAGTTGGCGATGGTGGTGTCGATTACCGGCCTCGCCTCGATTCTGAGCAATCTCGGTTTGTCGACGGCGACGATTCAGCGGGCGGAAATCACTCATGAGCAGGTCAGCACCCTGTTCTGGATCAATACCGCCATTGGCGCCCTGGTGACGGTGGTCATCGCCTCCCTTTCGCCAGTGGTGGCGTGGTTTTACCAGACGCCGGAACTGGTCTGGATGATGCTGGCGCTGTCGAGCAATTTTTTTATCAACGGCATGACCGTGCAGCATTCGGCGTTGCTCAATCGCCAGATGAAGTTTTATGCCCTGGCCAAGATTCAGGTGCTTTCGACCCTGATCGGCATCGCTTCGGCGATTGTCGCCGCGAAATACGGGCTGGGATATTGGGCGCTGGTGATTAACAGTGTCGTGACGTCGGTGGCCAGTGCTATAGGGGCCTGGCTTTCTTCGGGGTGGATGCCGGGGATACCTCGGAAGAGTGCCGAGGTTAAGGCCATGGTCAAGTTTGGGTCGGATCTTGTGGGGTTTAATGTTGTCAACTATTTTTCCCGCAACCTCGATAATATTCTAATTGGACGTTATCACGGAAGTGCGGAGCTTGGTTTTTATAGTAAAGCTTATCAGCTGTTGATGATGCCCATAACTAATTTACGCGATCCGATGAATAAAGTCGCAATGCCGGCATTAAGCAGATTACAAGATGACCCAGAGGAATATCGAGATTATTACAAAAAATACGTTTCAATATTAAGCTTTGTCACTATGCCGCTGGTTGTTTTTTTATTCATTTTTTCTAGTACAATTATAAAAATATTTCTTGGTGATAAATGGTTGCTGGCAAGTGACTTATTTAGAATACTAGCAATAGTTTCATTTATGCAGCCAGCAACATCCACAAGAGGACTTGTTTTGCTGACAACAAGTCAAAGTAGAAAATATTTATTTGTTGGTTTTGTGAGCTCAATAATTGTTTGTGCAAGTTTCGTGATTGGAGTTAACTGGGGTGCAAGAGGTGTAGCTATTGCTTACGCAGTTGAAACTTATATTTTTATGGTCCCATTATTGATGTATTCTTTTCATAAAACACCTGTTAATCTGTTTGATTTCATTGATTCTGTTTATGCGCCAATTCTAGCAAGTCTTTTTATGGGAAGTTTATGTCACTTATTTTATATTAATGCAAATAACTATAATGATTATTGTGTGATTTTAATTGGTTTTATTATCGCGTTGATTTCATATTTCACGATATTTATAATTTTTTTTGGTGGTAAAAAACAATTGTTATATTGCTTAGACTATTTTAAAAAAATAAAAGAAAAAAAATTTTGA